Proteins encoded together in one Mycobacterium sp. MS1601 window:
- a CDS encoding heme-binding protein, whose amino-acid sequence MTMSLWTSGRRALAITIGAGGLVVGAGAAIADAEPLPPPPPPNCTAADLAGVSTGVSAATSAYLFTHPDVNFFFTSLKGLPREEIRAKVLEYADAHPQVRAELQGIRQPMVDFRNRCGGPVLPAE is encoded by the coding sequence ATGACCATGTCGCTCTGGACAAGTGGGCGTCGAGCTCTCGCGATCACCATCGGTGCCGGTGGATTGGTGGTCGGTGCGGGGGCGGCGATCGCCGATGCGGAACCGCTGCCACCACCGCCGCCGCCCAACTGCACGGCGGCAGATCTTGCCGGTGTTTCCACCGGTGTCTCGGCGGCCACGTCGGCCTATCTGTTCACTCATCCGGACGTCAACTTCTTCTTCACCAGCCTCAAAGGCCTACCAAGGGAAGAGATCCGGGCCAAGGTGCTGGAGTACGCCGACGCCCACCCGCAAGTCAGGGCGGAGCTCCAGGGTATCCGCCAGCCGATGGTCGACTTCCGTAATCGCTGCGGCGGACCGGTTCTGCCCGCCGAATAG
- a CDS encoding SDR family oxidoreductase, translating to MTHSKAVFITGAAAGIGRATALAFARRGYTVGAYDVDSGGLESLAAEIAALHGTALTGHLDVTDADEMTLRTREFAGAAGGRLDVLINNAGILLAGQFEKLDLSAQHREIDINTKGVVNGLYAAFPYLRSTPGAVVVNLASASAIYGQAELATYSATKFFVRGLTEALDIEWSGHDIRVIAMWPLYVQTAMTSNISTGTTQSLGINLTAQDVADAIVAAVSGSRLRKAMHQVHYPVGGRSKAMTLGSRFSPAWLTRAINKRLAKH from the coding sequence ATGACTCACTCCAAAGCGGTCTTCATCACCGGCGCCGCCGCCGGGATCGGCCGGGCCACCGCACTGGCCTTCGCCCGCCGCGGTTACACCGTCGGTGCCTACGACGTCGACTCCGGCGGCTTGGAATCCCTGGCCGCCGAGATCGCCGCCTTGCACGGCACTGCGTTGACCGGGCACCTCGACGTCACTGATGCCGATGAGATGACGCTGCGGACAAGAGAATTCGCCGGAGCAGCGGGCGGCAGGCTGGATGTGTTGATCAACAATGCGGGCATCCTGTTGGCGGGCCAGTTCGAGAAGCTGGATCTGTCCGCACAACACCGCGAGATCGACATCAATACCAAAGGCGTGGTGAACGGCCTGTATGCGGCGTTTCCGTATCTGCGGTCCACCCCTGGTGCCGTGGTGGTGAACCTGGCGTCGGCATCGGCGATCTACGGGCAAGCCGAACTCGCCACCTACAGCGCCACCAAGTTCTTCGTCCGCGGTCTCACCGAAGCGCTCGACATCGAGTGGAGCGGGCACGACATCCGCGTCATCGCCATGTGGCCGCTGTACGTGCAGACGGCGATGACCTCCAACATCAGCACCGGCACCACCCAGTCGCTCGGCATCAACCTCACCGCCCAGGACGTCGCCGACGCCATCGTGGCTGCGGTGTCCGGGAGCCGGTTACGAAAAGCGATGCACCAGGTGCACTACCCCGTGGGCGGGCGCTCCAAGGCGATGACGCTCGGCTCCCGGTTCTCCCCGGCCTGGCTGACCCGCGCCATCAACAAACGCCTGGCCAAGCACTGA
- a CDS encoding ClpP family protease, with product MTDNKPRLFTAQLRDDLFRKRVLVLDGPLDDDNGTVLVTQMLSLAADSDDDIALWIHSPGGSVPAMLAIRDVMRLVPSDVSTLALGLACSAGQFLLSSGTPGKRGALRHARILMHQGSSGIAGSAVEVEVQADDLRYTRDTVLGLIAQDTGQDIDRVFTDSLHDRWFTSEQAREYGFVDTVVDRFEQVVPNHRAQFGISA from the coding sequence ATGACCGACAACAAACCACGACTGTTCACTGCACAACTGCGCGACGATCTGTTCCGCAAGCGGGTGCTGGTGCTCGACGGCCCACTCGATGATGACAACGGCACCGTGCTGGTGACCCAGATGCTCTCACTGGCCGCTGATTCCGACGATGACATCGCTTTGTGGATTCACTCGCCGGGAGGTTCGGTACCGGCCATGCTGGCCATCCGCGACGTCATGCGGCTGGTGCCGTCCGACGTCAGCACACTTGCTCTCGGATTGGCCTGCAGCGCAGGACAATTCCTGCTGTCATCCGGAACCCCAGGCAAGCGGGGCGCGCTGCGGCACGCCAGAATTCTCATGCACCAGGGTTCGTCCGGTATCGCCGGTTCCGCCGTCGAGGTGGAAGTGCAGGCCGACGACCTGCGGTACACCCGCGACACAGTGCTCGGATTGATCGCGCAGGACACCGGTCAAGACATCGACCGTGTCTTCACCGATTCGCTGCACGACCGTTGGTTCACCTCGGAGCAGGCCAGGGAGTACGGGTTCGTCGACACCGTGGTGGACCGCTTCGAGCAGGTCGTGCCGAACCACAGGGCGCAGTTCGGAATCAGCGCATGA
- a CDS encoding helix-turn-helix domain-containing protein, with protein sequence MGEVIGIHRHRAAVRAPEPLWRELLGRRLRDIRERRGDRLVDVAERAGVSPQYLSEIERGRKEPSSEMIAAICGALDVNLVRVLGSIAADFTRVGGTATGPMLMAA encoded by the coding sequence ATGGGTGAGGTCATCGGCATACACCGCCACCGCGCAGCGGTGCGGGCACCCGAGCCGCTGTGGCGGGAACTCCTGGGCCGTCGACTCCGCGACATCCGGGAGCGCCGCGGCGACCGTCTGGTGGACGTCGCCGAACGCGCGGGAGTGTCACCGCAGTACCTGTCCGAGATCGAGCGCGGCCGCAAAGAACCCTCCAGCGAGATGATCGCCGCCATATGCGGAGCGTTGGACGTCAATCTGGTTCGTGTGCTGGGCAGCATCGCGGCCGACTTCACCCGAGTCGGCGGCACTGCCACCGGCCCCATGTTGATGGCCGCATAG
- a CDS encoding LysE/ArgO family amino acid transporter: MSTTTLVLATGFLTSLTLIAAIGAQNAFVLRQGIRGEHVVAVVALCTLSDMVLITAGIAGFGALVSAHPSVVTIATLGGAAFLIGYGLMAARRALNPGTLTPADSTPARLAGVVATCLALTFLNPHVYLDTVILLGALANDHADNRWLFGVGAVTASAVWFTMLGFGARRLKNLFATQLTWRVLDGIIAATMVSLGVALAVA; encoded by the coding sequence ATGAGCACCACCACACTCGTCCTCGCCACCGGATTCCTGACCTCGCTGACACTGATCGCGGCCATCGGCGCGCAGAACGCGTTCGTGTTGCGTCAGGGCATCCGCGGGGAGCATGTGGTCGCTGTGGTGGCGCTGTGCACGCTCTCGGACATGGTGCTGATCACGGCGGGCATCGCCGGTTTCGGAGCTCTGGTGTCCGCGCACCCGAGTGTGGTCACCATCGCGACCCTCGGGGGTGCCGCCTTCTTGATCGGCTACGGACTCATGGCAGCACGACGGGCGTTGAATCCGGGAACGCTGACCCCGGCCGACTCCACTCCGGCCCGACTGGCCGGCGTGGTGGCGACGTGCCTGGCACTGACGTTTCTCAACCCGCATGTGTACCTCGACACCGTGATCCTGTTGGGCGCCTTGGCCAATGACCACGCCGACAACCGCTGGCTGTTCGGGGTGGGGGCGGTCACAGCAAGTGCGGTGTGGTTCACCATGTTGGGCTTCGGGGCACGGCGGCTGAAGAATCTGTTTGCGACACAGCTGACCTGGCGGGTCCTGGACGGCATCATCGCCGCCACCATGGTCTCGCTCGGCGTCGCGCTGGCCGTCGCCTGA
- a CDS encoding TetR/AcrR family transcriptional regulator yields the protein MNPSLGLRERKKIKTRRAIRREAFRLIETQGYANTTVEQIADAADVSTSTFFRYFPSKESVLISDDLIEPIMDAFVTAPAELSPIPAYQHAVRQTFAEMSDDDRDDAFRGQRLMYAIPEARGLLYGEYMRCIDLIADALELRLAKPTGDFERRVLAGAIVGVLMAASDGTPVPEEPVERGLAFLTTALPLD from the coding sequence ATGAACCCCTCCCTCGGGCTGCGCGAGCGAAAAAAGATCAAGACGCGGCGAGCAATTCGCCGCGAAGCGTTCCGGCTGATCGAGACACAGGGCTACGCCAACACCACGGTCGAGCAGATCGCCGACGCCGCCGACGTCTCCACCAGCACGTTCTTTCGGTACTTCCCCTCCAAGGAGTCGGTTCTGATCTCCGACGACCTGATCGAACCGATCATGGACGCGTTTGTCACCGCGCCCGCGGAACTGTCCCCCATTCCGGCTTACCAGCACGCCGTCCGGCAGACATTCGCCGAGATGTCCGACGACGACCGTGATGACGCCTTCCGCGGTCAGCGGCTGATGTACGCGATCCCGGAAGCCCGCGGATTGCTCTACGGCGAGTACATGCGTTGCATCGACCTGATCGCCGATGCCCTCGAACTCCGGCTGGCCAAACCCACAGGCGATTTCGAGCGCAGGGTGCTGGCCGGCGCCATCGTCGGGGTGCTGATGGCAGCCTCGGACGGAACGCCTGTCCCCGAAGAGCCGGTGGAACGGGGACTGGCATTCCTGACAACGGCACTGCCGCTGGACTAG
- a CDS encoding energy-coupling factor transporter transmembrane component T family protein, translating to MNVLGSYVPGATVLHRMPAGFKLLGLGAAITVMSLAVDSPIRLAAAAALVAATVLVAGVGVRALATQLRPVLWVVAFIFGFQLLFTDWSRAVQVCGILLLSVTLAAVATATTRTTDMLAAITRALQPLGRIGFPVEQVALALALTIRAIPLMIETVRQVEEARQARGLRFSPRVVVAPVVIAALRTADGFADALVARGLD from the coding sequence ATGAACGTGCTGGGGAGCTATGTCCCGGGCGCCACGGTGCTGCACCGAATGCCGGCGGGGTTCAAGCTGCTGGGGCTGGGGGCGGCCATCACGGTGATGTCGTTGGCGGTCGATTCGCCGATACGTCTCGCGGCGGCCGCCGCGCTGGTGGCGGCGACGGTGCTCGTCGCCGGTGTGGGCGTGCGGGCGCTGGCAACGCAACTTCGCCCGGTCCTGTGGGTGGTGGCCTTCATCTTTGGTTTCCAGCTGTTGTTCACCGACTGGTCTCGCGCGGTGCAGGTGTGCGGAATCCTGCTGCTGTCAGTGACTCTCGCAGCCGTAGCCACAGCCACCACCCGCACCACGGACATGCTGGCGGCCATCACCCGTGCGTTGCAACCGTTGGGGCGCATCGGTTTTCCCGTCGAGCAGGTGGCGCTGGCCCTGGCGCTGACCATCCGCGCCATCCCGTTGATGATCGAGACGGTGCGACAGGTGGAAGAGGCTCGCCAGGCCAGGGGGCTGCGATTTTCCCCCAGGGTGGTGGTGGCGCCGGTGGTGATCGCCGCGCTGCGCACGGCGGACGGGTTCGCCGATGCTCTGGTGGCCCGCGGTCTGGATTGA
- a CDS encoding biotin transporter BioY encodes MQTRPSWLRRAAITPADVAQAAVFAALIAALGLPGTITIGASGVPITLQTLGVMLAGSILGARKGALAVALFAVLAIAGLPILAGARTGLVSLASPTAGFFVGWLPAVIVIGGLTALMIPKYRVLWGIVINIVGGMGVIYAFGTAGLMIRTDMSWWAALSTNGIYIPGDVAKAVVAAVVAAQVHRARPELITPWRRRRAGA; translated from the coding sequence ATGCAGACCCGACCCTCCTGGCTCCGACGCGCGGCCATCACCCCGGCCGACGTGGCACAGGCCGCGGTGTTCGCCGCGCTGATCGCCGCGCTCGGGCTGCCGGGCACCATCACCATCGGAGCCAGCGGCGTGCCCATCACCTTGCAGACACTCGGGGTGATGTTGGCCGGGTCCATCCTAGGCGCGCGCAAGGGAGCGCTGGCCGTTGCACTGTTCGCGGTGCTGGCCATCGCCGGCCTGCCGATCCTGGCCGGCGCCCGCACCGGGCTGGTGTCCCTGGCGTCGCCCACCGCGGGGTTCTTCGTCGGCTGGCTGCCCGCGGTGATCGTCATCGGCGGCCTCACCGCGCTGATGATCCCGAAGTACCGGGTGCTCTGGGGCATCGTGATCAACATCGTCGGCGGCATGGGGGTGATCTACGCCTTCGGCACCGCGGGCCTGATGATCCGGACCGACATGTCGTGGTGGGCCGCGTTGTCCACCAACGGGATCTACATCCCCGGCGATGTCGCCAAGGCGGTGGTGGCCGCCGTGGTCGCCGCGCAGGTGCACCGGGCGCGTCCCGAACTCATCACCCCGTGGCGCCGTCGACGTGCCGGCGCCTGA
- a CDS encoding ABC transporter substrate-binding protein, with protein MRVRCTRRTFLGAAGVLLVAGCTSTKTTVEANTATVTHAFGETTVPAPPQRVASLGFTEQDSLLALGVVPIATTEWFGGEPFAVWPWARAALGAAQPRVLSLANGIQVGEIAAMQPDLIVATNAGVDADTYAALSAIAPTIPQSGRDAFFEPWKTQAVSIATAVFQREAMEALIQGVDEQVVAAGTAHPQFKDKTVALLAGTAWNGAITVTAPGWRTDFLTQMGFVVADLDPLPLDQLRPALADIDVLIWATESEAEQAALLAHPDIAGFGRRNVFTTKELAGAIAFSSPLSLPVVADQLPPLLVGALGG; from the coding sequence CTGCGGGTGCGATGCACTCGCAGAACGTTCCTGGGCGCCGCAGGTGTGCTGCTGGTCGCCGGATGTACATCGACGAAGACCACGGTCGAAGCGAACACCGCCACAGTCACCCACGCCTTCGGCGAGACGACAGTGCCCGCACCTCCGCAACGGGTGGCCAGCCTGGGCTTCACTGAGCAGGACAGCCTGCTGGCCCTCGGGGTGGTGCCGATCGCGACGACGGAGTGGTTCGGCGGCGAACCGTTTGCCGTCTGGCCGTGGGCCCGCGCCGCGCTGGGCGCGGCACAACCACGCGTGCTGAGCCTGGCCAACGGCATCCAGGTCGGTGAGATCGCCGCCATGCAACCGGACCTGATCGTGGCCACCAACGCCGGCGTGGACGCCGATACCTATGCGGCGCTGTCGGCGATCGCCCCGACGATTCCCCAGTCGGGCCGCGACGCCTTCTTCGAACCGTGGAAGACCCAGGCCGTCAGCATCGCCACGGCCGTCTTCCAGCGCGAGGCCATGGAAGCGCTGATCCAGGGGGTCGATGAACAGGTGGTGGCGGCAGGGACGGCACACCCACAGTTCAAGGACAAGACCGTGGCGCTGTTGGCGGGGACTGCATGGAACGGCGCCATCACGGTCACCGCGCCCGGCTGGCGTACCGACTTCCTGACCCAGATGGGCTTCGTCGTCGCCGACCTCGATCCCCTCCCGTTGGATCAGCTGCGCCCTGCTCTGGCCGACATCGACGTGCTGATCTGGGCAACCGAAAGCGAAGCTGAGCAGGCCGCTCTGCTGGCTCATCCCGATATCGCCGGTTTCGGCAGGCGCAATGTGTTCACCACCAAGGAACTCGCCGGAGCCATCGCATTCTCCTCCCCGCTGTCGCTGCCGGTGGTGGCCGACCAACTGCCGCCCCTGCTGGTCGGAGCTCTGGGCGGCTGA
- a CDS encoding MFS transporter: protein MTSTWAPLRSPVYRMLWIAQLVSNLGTWMQTVGAQWMLVGDPRADVLVPLVQTATTLPVMLLALPSGVLADLLDRRRLLIATMGAMAAGVGLLAALTGAGLTTPAVLLTLLFLIGCGQALVMPAWQAIQPDLVPAQQIPAAAALGSMSMNLARAIGPAIAGVLVSLSGPTLVFALNALSFVGTVLVLMWWRQPAVEHNYPSERALAALSAGGRFIRSSPIVRRILLRAALFVAPASALWGLLPVIAADQLGLSSSGYGLLLGALGAGAVLGAFLLSRLRSRFGQNTLLTVAAAGFAAATVVLALVPNFAIVLAVLLVGGASWLLSLSTLNASMQLSLPSWVRARGLSVYQLVFMGGQALGSLAWGLVAGATSTVTSLLISAALLLVCGLSSLWWPLHAKTGDLDLTPSTHWPEPNLVFDPEPLDGPVLVITSYRIAPEDEAGFLAAMDILGRSRQRTGASQWRVYRSVERQSTFVETFVVRSWGEHMHQHYTRLTGQDRLIEEAVERYVDGVPESEHYLAVRKPR from the coding sequence ATGACCTCGACCTGGGCGCCGCTGCGATCGCCGGTGTATCGCATGCTGTGGATCGCACAGCTGGTGTCCAATCTCGGGACCTGGATGCAGACCGTCGGCGCACAGTGGATGCTCGTCGGCGACCCCCGCGCAGATGTCCTGGTTCCGCTGGTACAGACGGCCACGACGCTGCCGGTGATGCTGCTGGCGTTGCCGTCCGGCGTGTTGGCCGACCTCTTGGACCGCCGCCGGTTGTTGATCGCGACGATGGGGGCGATGGCCGCCGGTGTGGGTCTGTTGGCAGCGCTGACCGGTGCCGGTTTGACGACGCCCGCGGTACTGCTGACGTTGTTGTTCCTGATCGGCTGCGGGCAGGCCCTCGTCATGCCGGCGTGGCAGGCAATCCAGCCCGATCTCGTTCCAGCCCAGCAGATCCCGGCGGCAGCTGCACTGGGCAGCATGAGCATGAACCTGGCAAGGGCCATCGGACCCGCGATCGCCGGGGTGCTGGTGTCGCTGTCGGGGCCGACACTCGTGTTCGCCCTCAACGCTCTGTCTTTCGTGGGCACCGTCCTGGTCCTGATGTGGTGGCGTCAGCCCGCTGTCGAGCACAACTACCCCTCCGAGCGCGCCCTGGCAGCTCTGAGTGCCGGCGGGCGGTTCATCCGCAGCTCACCGATCGTGCGGCGGATCCTACTGCGTGCCGCCTTGTTCGTCGCACCGGCCAGCGCACTGTGGGGGTTGCTACCGGTGATCGCGGCCGACCAACTCGGGCTGTCGTCGTCGGGCTACGGTCTGCTACTCGGCGCGCTGGGGGCCGGAGCGGTCCTGGGTGCGTTCCTCTTGTCGCGGTTGCGGTCCCGATTCGGCCAGAACACGCTGTTGACCGTCGCGGCAGCCGGCTTCGCCGCCGCCACCGTGGTGCTGGCACTGGTGCCCAACTTCGCCATCGTGCTGGCGGTGTTGCTGGTCGGCGGCGCCTCGTGGCTGCTGTCACTGTCCACGCTCAACGCCTCGATGCAGCTGAGCCTGCCGTCCTGGGTGCGCGCCAGGGGATTGTCGGTTTACCAGTTGGTGTTCATGGGCGGCCAGGCGTTGGGTTCGCTGGCCTGGGGCCTGGTCGCCGGTGCCACGTCCACCGTCACCAGCCTGCTGATCAGTGCGGCCCTGCTGCTGGTGTGCGGGCTGTCCTCACTGTGGTGGCCGCTGCACGCCAAGACCGGCGACCTGGACCTCACCCCGTCGACGCACTGGCCTGAACCGAACCTGGTCTTCGACCCCGAACCACTCGACGGGCCGGTGCTGGTCATCACGTCCTACCGCATCGCGCCCGAAGACGAAGCCGGCTTCCTGGCCGCTATGGACATCCTCGGCAGGTCCCGCCAGCGCACCGGCGCCTCCCAGTGGCGGGTGTACCGCAGCGTCGAGCGGCAGTCCACCTTCGTGGAGACGTTCGTGGTGCGGTCATGGGGTGAGCACATGCACCAGCACTACACCCGACTCACCGGCCAGGATCGGTTGATCGAGGAGGCCGTCGAGCGGTACGTCGACGGGGTGCCGGAATCCGAGCACTATCTGGCGGTCCGCAAGCCGCGATGA
- a CDS encoding energy-coupling factor ABC transporter ATP-binding protein, with translation MPAPDTTGIVFDRVSHSFGERVVLKDVSLSLTEQRIGILGANGSGKSTLARMINGLVLPDSGTVHVDGLDTRKSARAVRRSVGFVFTDPDRQILMPTVAEDIELSLSRHKLSRAERRERTRLVLQRFGLAGHADHPAHLLSGGQKQLLALAAVLVTEPAIVVADEPTTLLDLRNAQMLRGALGRLETRLVVVTHDLELVHDFDRVLVIDDGQVCADDVPSAAVAAYRKLMA, from the coding sequence GTGCCGGCGCCTGACACCACCGGCATCGTCTTCGATCGGGTTTCGCACTCGTTCGGGGAACGTGTTGTCCTGAAAGATGTTTCGCTGTCACTGACCGAACAGAGGATCGGGATCCTCGGTGCCAACGGAAGTGGCAAGTCCACCCTTGCGCGGATGATCAACGGACTGGTGCTGCCGGACAGCGGGACGGTACACGTTGATGGTCTTGACACCAGGAAATCGGCCCGTGCGGTGCGCCGCAGCGTCGGGTTCGTGTTCACCGACCCCGACCGTCAGATCCTGATGCCGACGGTGGCCGAGGACATCGAACTGTCCCTCTCGCGCCACAAACTGTCCCGCGCTGAACGCCGCGAACGTACGCGGCTGGTCCTGCAGCGTTTCGGTCTCGCCGGACACGCCGACCACCCCGCACATCTGCTCTCAGGCGGCCAGAAGCAACTGCTGGCGCTGGCGGCGGTGCTGGTCACCGAACCCGCGATCGTAGTGGCCGATGAACCGACGACCTTGCTGGATCTGCGTAACGCCCAGATGCTGCGCGGTGCTCTCGGCCGCCTGGAAACCCGTTTGGTCGTGGTGACCCACGATCTGGAGCTGGTGCACGATTTCGACCGGGTTCTGGTGATCGACGACGGCCAGGTCTGCGCTGACGACGTACCGTCGGCTGCGGTCGCCGCCTACCGGAAGCTGATGGCATGA
- a CDS encoding ClpP family protease codes for MSTYTIPNVITRSPAGERVMDVYSHLLAERIVYLGTGIDSGVANALIAQLLHLEADNPEQEISLYINSEGGDLSAMLAVYDTMRFIKAPVATTCIGQAVAAGAVLLAAGAAGRRAVLPHSRIVLHQPAAQGRGTIPDLILQADEVVRVRSQLEAILARHTGRGVEQLRHDTDRDRVFDAHDAVAYGLADVVLQDRDRADG; via the coding sequence ATGAGCACCTACACCATCCCCAACGTGATCACCCGCAGCCCTGCCGGCGAACGGGTCATGGATGTGTACTCGCACCTGCTGGCCGAGCGCATCGTCTATCTGGGCACCGGTATAGATTCCGGGGTCGCCAATGCGTTGATCGCCCAACTCTTGCACCTGGAAGCCGACAATCCCGAACAGGAGATCAGCCTCTACATCAATTCCGAAGGTGGTGATCTGTCGGCGATGCTGGCGGTTTACGACACCATGCGTTTCATCAAGGCGCCGGTGGCCACCACGTGTATAGGCCAGGCCGTCGCGGCGGGTGCGGTGCTGCTGGCAGCAGGTGCGGCCGGACGTCGAGCGGTGTTGCCGCACAGTCGAATTGTGCTGCATCAGCCCGCCGCGCAGGGCAGGGGCACCATCCCGGATCTGATCCTGCAGGCGGACGAGGTGGTGCGGGTGCGCAGTCAATTGGAGGCCATCCTGGCGCGGCACACCGGACGTGGTGTCGAGCAACTGCGGCATGACACCGACCGCGACCGGGTGTTCGATGCACACGATGCGGTGGCGTATGGCCTGGCGGACGTTGTGCTGCAGGACAGAGATCGGGCCGATGGATGA
- a CDS encoding cutinase family protein has protein sequence MRESASSPKRISAGLGAVAVSLAALFAPSATGVAVAAPTQACPDVEVVFARGTFEAPGVGDTGQAFVNALSARLPGKSVDVYPVNYPASLDFSAAANGVADAANKIEAVAASCPTTAVVLGGYSQGAAVAGYTTFDAVPAGLNLPAGLGPMPASTAQHVSSVVLFGTPDNWFLNLVDRSAPPVTVGQQYAAKTLQLCAPGDPVCFPGGFDRAAHSSYKSNGMADQAADFAVAHLAPSASSAV, from the coding sequence ATGCGTGAATCAGCATCCTCACCCAAGCGGATCTCCGCCGGGCTCGGCGCAGTCGCCGTCTCCCTGGCGGCCCTGTTCGCCCCCTCCGCCACCGGCGTGGCCGTGGCCGCACCCACCCAGGCGTGTCCCGACGTCGAAGTCGTGTTCGCCCGTGGCACCTTCGAGGCCCCCGGCGTGGGCGACACCGGACAGGCCTTCGTCAACGCCTTGAGTGCACGGCTGCCCGGCAAGTCCGTCGACGTCTACCCCGTGAACTACCCCGCTTCCCTTGACTTCTCGGCCGCCGCCAACGGTGTGGCCGATGCCGCGAACAAGATCGAGGCGGTGGCCGCCAGCTGCCCCACCACCGCTGTGGTGCTCGGCGGTTACTCCCAAGGTGCGGCCGTGGCCGGATACACCACCTTCGACGCGGTGCCCGCCGGGCTCAATCTGCCTGCCGGACTTGGCCCGATGCCCGCGTCGACAGCCCAGCACGTCTCCTCCGTGGTGCTGTTCGGCACTCCGGACAACTGGTTCCTGAATCTGGTGGATCGCAGTGCGCCTCCGGTGACTGTGGGCCAGCAGTACGCCGCCAAGACCCTGCAACTGTGCGCCCCCGGCGATCCGGTGTGTTTCCCGGGCGGCTTCGACAGGGCGGCCCACAGCTCGTACAAGAGCAACGGCATGGCCGACCAGGCAGCGGACTTCGCCGTGGCACATCTGGCCCCGTCCGCGTCATCAGCGGTCTGA
- a CDS encoding Dyp-type peroxidase, translating into MLELDDIQHILLTRTPAMTGRYEFLSFETPAAGRKWLSEMLTTTQSAADAVDTLDSASRWVTVALTWTGLRALGVPEQALSTFPREFQEGMAARAQILGDTGPNAPQHWSGGLASSELHAIAILFARNESERIRCVDEHDRLLARVPGARRLSHLDLNATPPFDHAHDHFGFRDRLSQPVLKGSGEEPTPGSGDPLEPGEFILGYRDENGPPVNLPQPETLSRNGSFMAYRRLREHVGLFRDYLRSHAEGAEGEELLAAKFMGRWRSGAPLVLAPERDDPELGGDPQRNNDFNYKAMDPLGYACPLGAHARRLNPRDTAVNMNRRRMIRRGATYGPALAPNAPEDGADRGIAAFIICASLVRQFEFAQNVWINDTSFHELGNEHDPICGTQDGTLDFTVPKRPIRKIHRGIPAFTTVTGGAYFFLPGLRGLQYLAGLT; encoded by the coding sequence GTGCTCGAACTCGACGATATCCAGCACATCCTGTTGACGCGCACGCCGGCAATGACCGGCCGCTACGAGTTTCTGTCCTTCGAGACACCGGCGGCCGGCCGAAAATGGCTGTCCGAGATGCTGACCACGACACAATCCGCGGCCGACGCCGTCGACACCCTGGATTCCGCATCGCGGTGGGTGACAGTGGCGCTCACCTGGACTGGACTGCGGGCACTGGGCGTGCCCGAGCAAGCGTTGTCCACCTTCCCCAGAGAATTCCAGGAGGGAATGGCAGCTCGAGCCCAGATCCTCGGCGACACCGGCCCGAACGCGCCGCAGCACTGGAGCGGCGGCCTGGCCTCCAGCGAGCTGCACGCCATAGCGATCCTGTTCGCGCGCAACGAATCCGAGAGGATCCGGTGTGTCGATGAACACGACCGTCTGTTGGCGCGTGTGCCAGGGGCACGCAGACTGTCGCACCTGGATCTCAACGCCACCCCACCGTTCGACCACGCGCATGACCACTTCGGCTTCCGGGATCGGTTGTCACAGCCCGTGCTGAAAGGCAGCGGTGAGGAGCCGACGCCGGGGTCGGGCGACCCGCTCGAACCCGGTGAATTCATCCTGGGCTACCGGGATGAGAACGGACCTCCGGTCAATCTGCCTCAGCCCGAGACCCTCTCACGAAACGGCAGTTTCATGGCTTACCGTCGCTTACGCGAGCATGTCGGCCTGTTTCGCGATTACCTGCGCTCACACGCAGAAGGCGCGGAGGGCGAGGAGCTGCTGGCCGCCAAGTTCATGGGCCGCTGGCGCAGCGGCGCCCCCTTGGTGCTTGCGCCGGAGCGCGACGACCCCGAGCTCGGTGGAGATCCACAGCGCAACAACGACTTCAACTACAAGGCGATGGACCCGTTGGGTTACGCCTGTCCACTGGGTGCCCACGCGCGTCGCCTCAACCCCCGGGACACGGCCGTCAACATGAACCGACGCCGGATGATCCGCCGCGGGGCGACCTACGGTCCCGCGCTGGCGCCGAACGCACCCGAGGACGGCGCCGACCGCGGTATCGCGGCATTCATCATCTGCGCCAGCCTGGTGCGACAGTTCGAGTTCGCCCAGAACGTCTGGATCAACGACACGTCGTTCCACGAACTGGGCAACGAGCACGACCCGATCTGTGGAACCCAGGACGGCACCCTGGACTTCACCGTGCCGAAGCGCCCGATCCGGAAGATACACAGAGGGATACCCGCCTTCACCACCGTCACCGGAGGGGCGTACTTCTTCCTGCCGGGACTGCGCGGCCTGCAATACCTGGCCGGCCTGACATGA